A genomic region of Zea mays cultivar B73 chromosome 6, Zm-B73-REFERENCE-NAM-5.0, whole genome shotgun sequence contains the following coding sequences:
- the LOC103629360 gene encoding uncharacterized acetyltransferase At3g50280 codes for MPSSTMRLLSRRTVTPPPRPRHRIPLTTWDISFLSADYIQKGLLYAKPPFPTDRLLDHLQASLAQALDAYYPVAGRFVTDQHRDANGHVLGCSVSIDCDGQGVDILHAVADGVAVADVIPPDARVPRLVQSLFPLDGAVNHDGHHLPLFAVQVTDLHDGVFLGFAYNHALSDGTALWRFINVWAGIARDSPSPSPAPPPPPLLERWSPDAGPTTPPVVLPYPDLTGLIERLPPPPLCERMLQFSAETLEALKDRARQELLAAGDTAGAAAVTKFQALSSLVWRSVTRARRMPLGQTTFCRAAINNRTRLRPQLPPEYFGNTIYAIATEAVTAGDLLERGHGWATAAVGRAVAAHTDDAIRARVAAWMANPVLYNLRFFDPNGIMMGSSPRFDMYGGCDFGWGPPLAPRSGRANKSDGKASLYPGREGAESIAAELVLTSEHMTLLEQDDEFWAAVSPDRPFPPAALAAQPKSDRH; via the coding sequence ATGCCGTCGTCCACGATGCGCCTGCTGTCCAGGCGCACCGTCACGCCTCCACCGCGCCCACGCCACCGCATTCCGCTCACCACCTGGGACATCTCCTTTCTCTCCGCCGACTACATCCAGAAGGGCCTCCTCTACGCCAAGCCGCCGTTTCCCACCGACCGCCTCCTCGACCACCTCCAGGCCTCGCTCGCCCAGGCGCTCGACGCCTACTACCCCGTCGCCGGCCGCTTCGTCACGGACCAGCACCGCGACGCCAACGGTCACGTCCTCGGCTGCTCGGTCTCCATCGACTGTGACGGCCAGGGGGTCGACATCCTCCACGCCGTCGCCGACGGCGTCGCCGTGGCCGACGTCATCCCGCCCGACGCACGTGTCCCGCGCCTCGTCCAGTCACTCTTCCCGCTCGACGGCGCCGTCAACCACGacggccaccacctcccactcttcgCCGTCCAGGTCACCGACCTCCACGACGGCGTCTTCCTCGGCTTCGCCTACAACCACGCGCTCTCCGACGGCACCGCACTATGGAGATTCATCAACGTATGGGCGGGCATCGCGCGCGACAGCCCCTCCCCATCCCcagctccgccgccgccgcccttgctgGAGCGCTGGTCGCCCGACGCCGGCCCAACCACACCGCCGGTCGTCCTCCCCTACCCCGACCTCACGGGGCTCATCGAGAGGCTGCCCCCGCCGCCACTATGCGAGCGCATGCTGCAATTCTCGGCCGAAACCCTGGAGGCGCTCAAGGACCGGGCGCGGCAGGAGCTCCTGGCGGCCGGGGATACGGCCGGCGCGGCCGCCGTTACCAAGTTCCAGGCGCTCAGCTCGCTTGTGTGGCGCTCCGTCACCCGCGCGCGCCGCATGCCGCTCGGCCAAACAACCTTTTGCCGCGCCGCCATCAACAACCGCACGCGCCTCCGCCCGCAGCTTCCGCCGGAGTACTTCGGGAACACCATCTACGCCATCGCAACGGAGGCCGTCACCGCGGGGGATCTGCTGGAGCGCGGCCACGGCTGGGCCACGGCGGCCGTCGGCCGCGCGGTGGCGGCGCACACGGACGACGCCATCCGGGCGCGCGTGGCCGCGTGGATGGCCAACCCTGTCCTGTACAACCTCAGGTTCTTTGACCCCAACGGCATCATGATGGGCAGCTCGCCGCGGTTCGACATGTACGGCGGCTGCGACTTCGGCTGGGGGCCGCCCCTGGCGCCGCGCAGCGGCAGGGCCAACAAGTCCGACGGGAAGGCGTCGCTGTACCCCGGCCGGGAGGGAGCCGAAAGCATCGCCGCGGAGCTTGTGCTGACGTCGGAGCACATGACGCTGCTGGAGCAAGACGACGAGTTCTGGGCGGCCGTTTCGCCCGACAGGCCTTTTCCGCCGGCAGCGCTAGCCGCCCAGCCAAAGTCAGACAGACACTGA